Below is a genomic region from Amycolatopsis sp. 195334CR.
CCGCCACTGGGCTTCGACCTGCGGATCCTGGGCGTGGACGACCCGCTGGACGAGCGGTTCACCGTGCTGCGGCTGCGACCGTGGCGGCTCAGCGCGGGTGAGCTGGCGTGGCGGCGCGGGGTCGGCCATCCGGCCGATGGCGGCCCGGCCGAAGGAATGATCCCGTGGTGATCATCACCCCATAGTGTGACCTCTGTCAGCAAATCGTCGTCTACGGGGAGATCACGAAAATGCTTCGCAGAACAGGGGTGCTGGTGGCCGGACTGGCCGCCGCGGGCGCGGTGCTGGTCCCGGGGGTCGCCGCGGCGGCCGAGGGGCCCACGCCGTACGTCATCGGGGGCCACGACGCCACCGAGGACTACTCGTTCATGGTGTCGTTGCAGCAGGCGGGGAACCACTTCTGTGGTGGCTCGCTGATCAGCGACGAATGGGTGGTGACCGCGGCGCACTGCGTCGACGGGGCCAAGCCGGAGGAGGTCACCACCAGGATCGGCGCGCGGGAGCACGCCAGCGGCGGCACCGAGACCGGCGTCGGCAAGATCATCGTGCACCCGGACTACAGCGGGCTGAACCCGCCGGGGAACGACATCGCGCTGCTCAAGCTGGACAAGAAGGTGAGCGAGCAGCCGATCAGGATCGCCGCCGCCGCGGGGGAGACGGGCACGGCGACCCGGATCCTCGGCTGGGGTGAGCACTGCGTCGACCAGAACTGCGGGGCGCCGGACGTGCTCCAGGAACTGGACACCAAGGTGATGGCCGCTTCGGACTGCACCAACTTCGCCGAGGGGCAGGAGATCTGCACCGGGACCGACACCCCGGACGCGATGGGCTGCCACGGCGACTCGGGCGGGCCGCAGATCAAGGGCCGCACGGGGGAGTGGGAGCTGATCGGCGCCACCAGCCGTGACGGGGACCAGGACCCGAAGTGCGCCAGCGGCCTCGGCGTGTGGACCGACGTGACGGCCTACACGCCCTGGATCGCCGAACAGCAAGCGAGCTGACCGGCGCGCGCTGCCGCTGTGAATGTGGCTTTCACTGCGCCAGGCGCAGTGAAAGCCACATTCACAGCATCGCGGGGGCTACTCCTCCAGGTCGCCTTCCAGTTGGAGGTAGACCTCGCGCATGCGGGCCAGCAGGTCCGGGTCGGGTTCGGCCCACAGGCCCCGGTCGGCGGCCTCGGTCAGCCGCTCGATGATGCCCCGCAGCGCCCACGGGTTCGCCTTGGTCAGGAACTCCTGGTTCTCCTTGTCCAGCACGTAGGACTCGGAGAGCTTCTCGTACATCCAGTCCTGCACCACGCCCGCGGTGGCGTCGAAGCCGAACAGGTAGTCCACCGTGGCCGCCAGTTCGAAGGCGCCCTTGTACCCGTGCCGCCGCATCGCGCCGATCCAGCGCGGGTTCACCACCCGCGCGCGGAACACGCGCGTGGTCTCCTCGCCGAGCGTCCTGGTGCGCACCGCGTCCGGGGTGGTGCTGTCGCCCACATAGGACACCGGGGCCTGGCCGGTCAGCGCGCGCACGGTGGCGATCATGCCGCCGTGGTACTGGAAGTAGTCGTCCGAGTCGGCGATGTCGTGCTCGCGGGTGTCGGTGTTCTTCGCCGCCACGGTGATCCGCCGGTACGCGGTTTCCATGTCCGACCGGGCCGGGGCGCCGTCGAGGTCGCGGCCGTAGGCGTAACCACCCCACACCGCGTACACCTCGGCGAGGTCGGCGTCGTCGCGCCAGTTGCCCGAGTCCATCAGCGGCAGCAGCCCGGCGCCGTAGGAACCCGGCTTCGAGCCGAAGATGCGGGTGGTCGCGCGGCGTTCGTCACCGTGCTCGGCCAGGTCCGCCTTCGCGTGCGCCCGCACGAAGTTCTCCGAGTCCGGCTCGTCCAGCCCGGCCACCAGCCGGACCGCGTCGTCGAGCAGCTCGATCACGTGCGGGAAGGCGTCGCGGAAGAACCCGCTGATCCGGACCGTGACGTCGATGCGCGGGCGGCCCAGCTCGGCCAGCGGGATCGCCTCGATCCCGGTCACCCGCCGCGAAGCCTCGTCCCACACCGGCTGAACCCCCAGCAGCGCCAGCACTTCCGCGGCGTCGTCACCCGAGGTGCGCATGGCCGCGGTGCCCCACACCGAGAGCCCGACCGACGGCGGCCACTCACCGGTGTCCTCGCGGTACCGCTTGAGCAGCGAATCCGCCAGCGCCTGCCCGGTTTCCCAGGCCAGCCTGCTCGGAATGGCCTTCGGGTCGACGGTGTAGAAGTTGCGGCCGGTGGGCAGCACGTTGATCAGCCCGCGCAGCGGCGACCCGCTCGGCCCGGCTGCGACGTACCCGCCGTCGAGCGCGTGCAGCACCGCGTCGATCTCCCCGGTGGTCCCGGCCAGCCTCGGCACGATCTCGTCCGCGGCGAAGGACAGTACTTTGTGGACGGTCTCGTCCGGGGCGCCGAGCACCTCGGTGCACACCGCCCCGACCGCGGCCGGGGCCCAGTCGCGCTGCTCCATCGCTTCGACGAGCTTGCGCGCGGTCGCCTCGATGGCGTCCACTTCGGACGTCGGCGCGTCGCCGTTCTCCTTGAGCCCCAAGGCCGAACGCAGACCGGGAACCGCGCCGTGCTGACCGCCGAAGATCTGCTGCGCCCGCAGCATGGCCAGCACCAGGTTCACCCTCGCCTCGCCGGCCGGCGCTTCACCGAGGATGTGCAGCCCGTCGCGGATCTGCGCGTCCTTGACCTCGCACAGCCAGCCGTCGATGTGCAGCAGGAAGTCGTCGAACTCCGCGTCGTGCGGGCGTTCGTCCACGCCGAGGTCGTGGTCGAGCTTGGCGGCCTGGATCAGCGTCCAGATCTGCGCGCGGATCGCGGGCAGCTTCGCCGGGTCCATCGCGGCGATGTTCGCGTGCTCGTCGAGCAGCTGCTCCAGCCGCGCCATGTCGCCGTAGCTCTCGGCGCGGGCCATCGGCGGCACCAGGTGGTCGACGATGGTGGCGTGCGCGCGGCGCTTGGCCTGCGCGCCCTCCCCGGGGTCGTTGATCAGGAACGGGTAGATCAGCGGCAGGCTGCCGAGCACCGCGTCCGGCGCGCACGACGCGGACAGCCCGGCGGTCTTGCCCGGCAGCCACTCCAGCGAGCCGTGCTTGCCCAGGTGCACCGCGGCGTGGGCGCCGAAGTCCTCCTCCAGCCAGCGGTAGGCGGCCAGGTAGTGGTGGCTCGGCGGCAGGTCGGGGTTGTGGTAGATGGCCACCGGGTTCTCGCCGAACCCGCGCGGCGGCTGGATCATCAGCAGCACGTTGCCCGCCTGGATGGAGGCCAGCACGATGTCGCCGCCGTCCACGTACAGCTCACCGGGCGGCGGACCCCAGTGCTCCGCCATGTCCGCGCGCAGGTCCTCGGGCAGCGCGTCGAACCACTCGCGGTAGCGCGCGGCCGGCACGCGGATCGGGTTGCCGGAGAGCTGTTCCTGCGTCAGCCATTCCGGGTCCTGCCCGCCCGCGGCGATGAGCGCGTGGATGAGCGCGTCGCCGTCGGGCTGGTCGGTGCCGGTCGGGTCGAGGCCGGGCAGGCCGTCACCGAGGTCGTACCCCTGGTCCCGCATGGCGCGCAGGAGTTTCACCGCGCTGGCCGGGGTGTCCAGGCCGACCGCGTTGCCCACGCGCGAGTGCTTGGTCGGGTACGCCGAGAGCACCAGCGCGATCCGGCGCTCGGCGGGCGGGATGTGCCGCAGCCGCGCGTGCCCGAGCGCGATCTTGGCCACCCGGGACGCGCGTTCGGGGTCCGGCACGTAGCGCGGGAGGCCGTCGCTGTCGGTTTCCTTGAAGGAGAACGGGACGGTGATCAGCCTGCCGTCGAACTCCGGCACCGCGACCTGCGAAGCCGCGTCGATCGGGGACAGGCCCTCGTCGTTGGCCGACCAGGCCTGGTGGTCGTTGGTCAGGCAGAGCGCCTGCAGGATCGGGATGTCCAGGGCGGCGAACTCGGCCACGTCCCAGGCTTCGTCGTCCCCGCCGGCGCCCGCCTCGGCCGGTTTGGTGCCGCCCGCGGCCAGGACGGTGACCAGCAGCGCGTCGGCCTTGGCCAGCTCGGCTATCATCTCGGGTTCGCGGGTGCGCAGGGTGGCGCAGTAGACCGGCAGCGCGCGCCCGCCCGCGTCCTCGACCGCGTCGGCCAGCGCGTGCACGAACGCGGTGTTCCCGCTGAGCTGGTGCGCCCGGTAGTAGAGGATCGCGATGGTCGGACCCTCGGTGGTGCGGGGTTCGCGGTCGAGCACGCCCCAGGCGGGCTGCTCCACCGGCGGCTCGAAGCCGTGGCCGGTGAGCAGGAGCGTGTCGGAGAGGAAGTGGTGGAGTTGCTCCAGGTTCGCCGGGCCGCCCTGCGCGAGGTAGGCGTGCGCCTCGGCGGCGATCCCGGCGGGCACGGTGGACAGGCGCATCAGCTCCGCGTCCGGGGCCTGCTCGCCGCCGAGCACCACCACGTGCGCCCCGCTCGCGCGGACCTGGGCGAGCCCGTCGGGCCAGGTCCGCTCGTTGCCGAGGATGCGCACCACGACCACCGGCACCCCGTCGAGCAGCGCGGGCAGTTCGGCGAGCTCGAGCCGGGCCGGGTTGGCGAGCCGGTACTCGGCCCCGGCCGCGCGGGCGCTGAGCAGATCGGTGTCCGAAGTGGACAGCAGCAGGATCATGACGCGGGACGCCTCCGTTGAGTAGGTCGGCTCTCACTCTCCGGGCACGCCGTGGCCCGCGTCAAGGTGATCTAAGCCGACCGCTCCGAGTCGCCGATGCGCGGGAAGGGGGCGGTCGAGAAGATCACCTCGACCGCCACCTCGAAGTACTCCGCGATCTTCAGCGCCAGGTAGAGGCTGGGGCTGTACTCACCGCGTTCCAGGTAGCCGATCGTCTGGTAGTGCACGCCCAGCGCCTCGGACAGCTGCCGCCGCGAGATGCCCCGTTCGGCCCGGAGCACGGCGATCCGGTTGTAGATCGCCTCGCTCATCGGAGTTCCCCGTTCACGTCCCCACCCGCTGCATCGCCCGTTCCCGCCGGGCGGCCACCGCCGAACCCGACTCACGGCGGGCCATCCTACGCAACAGGACCGGGGCCAGCACGAGTCCGGCCACCGCCCACACGCCGAGCACACCGACCGTCTCCAGGTGCCGCCACGACTCGCCGATCTCGGCGGCGACCAGCGCGTCCGGCAGCAGCGCCGAGCGCATGCCCAGGCCGAGCCAGTACATCGGGAACACCTGCGCGATCCACTGCACCCACTCCGGCAGCGCGGTGATCGGGTAGAAGATGCCCGAGATCGCCGCCAGCCCCATGAACGGCAGCATCACCAGGCCCATGTTGCGCGGGTTGGCGGTCAGCGAGCCGATCGCCGCGCCCAGCGGCATGGTGGCCAGCATGCCGAGCACCAGCACCGCGACGAAGCCGGCCCAGGCGCCGAACCCGCCGTCGAACAGCCCGTCGAACAGGAACACCGCGGGCACCAGGATCATCAGCAGGCTGACCACCACGGTGGCGGAGAGCATGGTGATCTTGCCGATCAGGTAGCCGATCATGCCGTGCGGGGTGGCCTTCGCGCGCAGCAGCGTGCCGTCCTCGCGGTCGACCATCAGCTGCCCGGCCACGCCGATCATGCCGCCGAAGACCACCTGCATGCCGAGCACGCCCGGCACCGCGGCGCTGCCGAGGGAGAAGTCCGTGCCGGGCACGGTGGCGCCGCGCATGAAGATCATCACCACCAGCAGGATCAGCATCGGGATGACCGTGCCCGCCAGGTCCTCGCCGGTGGTCAGCGTGTTGCGCAGTTCGATCCGCCCGCGGGCCAGCCCGGCCCGGACGGCGTTCGTGGTCGGGTTCATGCCTGCTCTCCCGTGAACTCGCGGACCGCTTCGGTGGCGTGCCCGGTCTCGGCCTGGTGCACCAGCGTCATGTAGGTGTCCTCCAGCGACGCGCGGCGCACCTCCAGCTCGCCGATCCCGTCGCCGTACTGCTTGAACAGCTCGTGCACGTACTTGGTGGACTCGGTGGTCAGGTGCACGAACCGCTGGCCGTCGCGGGTCCAGCGGATCTCCGCCTCGCCGCTGATCCGGCGGGACAGCTCGTCGGCCGAGCCGTCGGCGATGATGCGGCCGTCGGCCAGGATCAGGATGCGGTCGGCCAGCTTCTCCGCCTCGTCCAGGTCGTGCGTGGTGAGCAGGATCGTGGTCTCGTCGTCGTCGGCGAGGCGGTGGACCAGGTCGTGGAACTCGCGCCGCGCCTCCGGGTCGAAGCCCGCCGTCGGCTCGTCGAGGAAGAGCAGTTCGGGTTTGCCGACGATGCCGATGGCCACGTCGAGGCGCCGCCGCTGGCCGCCGGAGAGCCGCCCGATCCGCTTGTGCGCGTGTTCGGTGAGCCCGACCGTCTCGATCAGCTCATCGGTGTCCCACGGACGGCTGATCTGGTCGGTGGCGAACGGCGCGTAGTAGCGGCCGAGGTGCGCGAGCAGGTCGCGCACGCGGAAACGGCCGTGGTCGCGCCAGGACTGCAGCACCACGCCGAGGCGGGCGCGCCAGGCCTCGTCGCCGTGCGCCGGATCGGTCCCCAGCACGGACACCTCGCCCCCGGAGCGCATGCGGAAGCCTTCCAGTATCTCGATCGTCGTGGTCTTGCCCGCGCCGTTCGGCCCCAGCAGTGCCACGACTTCACCGCGGCTCGCGGTGAAGTCCACCCCCTTGAGCACGTCGTTGGTGCCGTAACGCATGCGCAGGTCGCGGACCTCCAGCACCGCGTCCCCGGCCGGTCCCGGTCTGGGCGCCTGGGTCACCGGTTCTCCCACCCTCGTCATAGACCTTCACCACCCCATCTAATGTCTCGTGCAGATGATAGTACATCTACTACATCCTTTACAGTGACGAACGTGGAAATCCGCCAGCGCGCCGACGCCTGTCCCGGCGTTTTCGCCACGCACGACGCCGCGGACGGGGCGCTGGCCAGGGTCCGCCTGCCCGGCGGCCGGGTCACCGCCGCGCAGCTGCGCGAACTCGCCGCCTGCGCGGCCGACCTCGGCGACGGCGAACTGCACCTGACCTCACGGGGGAACCTGCAGCTGCGGGGCCTCCGGCGGAACGACCCCCGGCTGGCGGAACGGCTCGCCGCCGCCGGGCTGCTGCCCGCGTTCAGCCACGAACGGGTGCGCAACTACCTGGCGTCACCGGAGCCCGAGGTGGACGACCTGGTCACGGCGCTGGACCGGGCGGTCTGCGCGGAACCGGACCTGGCCGCGCTGCCGGGCCGGTTCCTGTTCGCGATCGACAGCGGCCGCGGGGACGTCGCCGGGGAACGCGCGGACGTGACCTGGTGCGGTGGCGCCTTCCTGATCGACGGCGAGGACACCGGCGTGCGGATCACCCGTGCGCGGGCGGTCGAGGCGCTGGTCGCCGCGGCGCTGGCGTTCGTGGCTTCGCGCGGGGAGGCGTGGCGGCTGCGGGAGTCCGCGGTGGCACGCGACGCGGTGCTGGCCGCTGTCCGTCCACTGGGGACGGTCGTCGAGCCGGAGCGGCCGGTGCTGACCGGCCCGCCCGCGGTCGACGGCCGGGTGGTGGCGCCGTGGTTCGGCTGCCTGACCGGGGCGCAGGCCGGGGTGCTGGCCGCGCTGGCGCCGTCGGTGGTGGTCACGCCGTGGCGGTCGATCGTGCTGCCCGAGGCCCGTCCTTCGCTCGCCGGCGCGGGCTTCTTCGTCGACCCGTCGACGCCCGGGGTTGCGCTGAGCGCGTGCATCGGCTCGCCCGGCTGCGCGAAATCGCACGCCGACGTGCGGGCCGAGGCGCGCCGGGTGGCCGCCGCGCTGCCGGTGAGTCTCCGCGCACATTTCTCGGGATGCGATCGCCGCTGTGGTAGACCCCGGGGCGACCATGTGGACGTGGTCGCCACCGGCGACGGTGGTCGTTCCGTGGACGGGCAACGGTTCTCGTCGGTGGACGAGTGGCGGGAAGGACGCGTGTGATCGAGTACATCCGGGACGGGGCGGAGATCTACCGCCACTCCTTCGCCACCATCCGGGCGGAGGCCGATCTGGCCGTGCTGCCCGACGACCTGGTGCCGGTGGCGGTGCGGATGATCCACGCCTGCGGCATGGTCGACCTGGTCGAGGACCTGCGGTACACGCTCGACGTGGTGGAGTCGGGCCGGGCCGCGCTCGAGGCGGGTGCCCCGGTGCTGTGCGACGCGAACATGATCGTCAGCGGCATCACCCGCAAGCGCCTGCCCGCGGCGAACGAGGTGCTGTGCACGCTGTCCGACCCGGCGGTGCCCGGACTGGCCGAGCGCATGGGCACCACCCGGTCGGCGGCGGCGCTGGAGCTGTGGCGCGACAAGCTGCCCGGTTCGGTGGTGGCCATCGGCAACGCGCCGACCGCGTTGTTCCGGCTGCTGGAGCTGCTCGACGAAGGGGTCGGCGCCCCGGCCGCGATCCTCGGCGTGCCGGTGGGTTTTGTCGGCGCGGTGGAGTCGAAGGAGGCGCTCGCCGAGCGGGCGCCGGCGCCGTACCTGCTGGTGCGCGGGCGGCGGGGCGGCAGCGCGCTGGCCGTGGCCGCGGTGAACGCGATCGCGAGCGAGGTCGAATGAGCGGCGTGCTGTACGGGGTCGGGCTCGGCCCCGGTGACCCGGAGCTGGTGACCATCAAGGCCGCGCGGGTGATCGCCGAGGCCGACGTGATCGCGTACCACAGCGCGCGGCACGGGCGCAGCATCGCGCGGTCGGTGGCCGAGCCGTACCTGCGGGCGGGGCAGCTGGAGGAGGCACTGGTCTACCCGGTGACCACCGAGACCACCGACCACCCCGGCGGCTACGACGGCGCCATCGCGGAGTTCTACGAGCTGAGCGCGAAACGACTCGCCGAGCACCTGGACGCCGGGCGGTCCGTGGTGGTGCTGTGCGAGGGCGACCCGTTCTTCTACGGCTCGTACATGTACATGCACGAGCGGCTCGCCGACCGGTACGAGGCACACGTGATCCCCGGGGTGACCTCGGTCAGCGGGGCGGCGGCGATGGTGGGGCTGCCGCTGGTGCAGAAGGAGGAGGTGCTGACCGTGCTGCCGGGCACGCTGCCCGGGCCGCAGCTGGCGATGAAGCTGGCCGAGGCCGACGCGGCGGCGGTGCTCAAGCTCGGGCGGACCTTCACCACGGTGCGTGACGCGCTCGCCGAGGCGGGCAAGCTGGACGACGCCTGGTACGTCGAACGCGCGACCTGGGGCTCGCAGCGGATCGAGCGGCTGGCGGAGGTGGATCCGGCTTCGGTGCCGTACTTCTCGCTGGCCCTGTTGCCGAGCCCGGCCTACGCCTCGCGGGTCCGGGGGACGCCTGCTTCTCCGCCGGTGGCGGTTTCGCCGGGTTCCGTTGTGGTGGTGGGCCTGGGTCCGGCCGGTCCGGACTGGCTGACCCCGGAAGCCGCGGCGGCGCTGAGCGCGGCCGACCACCTGGTCGGGTACGGCCCGTACCTCGCCAGGGTGCCGCAACGGGCGGGCCAGCAGCGGCACAGCACGGGAAACCGGGTGGAGGCCGAACGGGCGGTGGACGCCTTGGAGCTGGCCCTTTCCGGGGCTTCGGTGGCGGTGGTGTCGTCGGGTGATCCGGGCGTTTTCGCGATGGCGTCGGCGGTGCTGGAGCAGGCGGAGGACGCCCGGTTCTCGTCGGTCTCGGTCCGAGTCCTGCCCGGGGTGACCGCCGCCCAGGCCGCCGCCGCCCGGGTGGGGGCACCCCTCGGCCACGACTACTGCGTGCTGTCGCTGTCGGATCGGCTGAAGCCGTGGGAGGTGATCGAACGCCGCCTGGACGCGGTGGGCGCCGCCGACCTGGTGCTGGCGATCTACAACCCGGCGTCGCGGAGCCGGACCACGCAGTTGGCCACGGCCGTGTCGGTCCTGCTGCGGCACCGTTCCGCGGACACCCCGGTCGTACTCGCGCGGGACGTGGGCGGGGCGGAGGAGTCGGTGCGGGTGGTCACCCTGGGCACCCTGGATCCGTCCGAAGTGGACATGCGGTGCCTGCTGATCATCGGCTCGTCACGGACGCGCGTCTCGGAGGACGGCTCCGTCTGGACCCCGCGCCGCTACTGACGGCTCGGGGTCCAGCCCTGGACGGGGTCGGCTACCGCGTCGGCTGGGTGCCGTCCGGCTGGGCCGGCCCCGGGCCCGGGGACCACCAGCCCGAGTGCACCTCCTGGCCCCGGATCACCATCGGCGGCGCGCCGTCGGTGTACGGCTCCAGTTGCTTCAGCACCCCCCACGGCGCCCCCGGCTGGCCCATCAGGAAGCTCGGCACCTCCGGCTGGTCGGCGACCTCCTCCAGGAAGCCGTTCGGCCCGCCGGTCTTGCTGCCCGCCCAGTCCGCCTCGAACGCCAGGTCACCGGCGGTCACCCGGTACGACGGCACCTCGGCGATCCCGTCCCGCACCTTCATCGGGTTCATGCACGGGTACACGAACGAGGCCGGCCAGTCCAGGTACACCGGCGCGTCGCCGACCCGCTCGGTCAGCGTGGTGAACGTCGGCACGCGGGGCGCGGTGGCCGCCACCCAGCCGTCCTCGGTGAGGTCGTTGTCGGCCGCGACCACCCGGACCGAGGACACCTCGGGCGGCAGGAAGTCCAGTCCGATCCGCACGTCGTTCCAGCGGAAGTTGCCGCCACCGGGCACCAGCACCGGCAGGCTGCGGACGGTCTTCATGCCCTCGTCGGTCTCCGCGCCGAACTCCAGGTCCACCGTGGTGGCCTTGGTCGGCGGCGACATGGTGGCGATCACGATCTGCCCACCGGCCGGCCGCTCGGACAGGTCGTACCAGTCGCTGCGCAGCCGCCCGATCGGGCTCTCCTTGGTCCGGTAGCTGCTCCACATCGGCACGGTGTCGGTCTTGAACCCGTGCGGTGGCTCGTCGAGCGGGTCGTTGGTGTCGATCGGCTCGCGGTGGAACCCGGACTGCACCGGCCCGTTCTCCAGCTCGGGCAACGGGAGCGCGTTCTCGTCGGCCGGCTCCGGCTGCTCGATCGGCGCGGTGGCCTGCTTGTCCGGCGGCAGCGCGGACAGCACGCTGGACACCGGCTCCCGCTCCACCATCACGTGGTCGGACAGGTTGCAGCTGCGCCCGAACAGGTGCCCGAAGTTCGCCGCGCCCAGGCTGTAGCTGGACCGCTGGGTCTGGATCGCCCAGGCCATCGAGGCGAACTCGGCGGTGGCCATCAGGCCGCACACCACCACCAGCGACAGCGAGCCGAGCTTCAGCGCCCGCCCGCGTTCCTTCTCCTGCTGGATGCCGAACATCCGGTCCGGCCGCTGCGCGCGCACGTTCTCCATGAACGCCACCACCGCCGAGATCGCCGCGGCGACCAGCAGGATGGTGGACAGGTTCACGCCCTGGATGGTCGGCGCCTGCGCGGCCCACGGCACACCCATGTTCGAGACGAACCAGTACGCGTTCGGCCCGGTCATCGCCAGTGCCGCGACCACCAGCAACCCGGCCAGGAACCCGGCCCGGTTGCGTTTCGAGCGCAGCACGGTGGAACTGGTGGCCAGCGCGGTCAGCGCCGCCATCGCCGCGCCGACCGCGGCGAACGCGCCGAAGTGGTGCGTCCACTTCGTCGGCGTCAGCGCCAGCAGCAGGAAGAACAGCGCGACCGTGCCGATCAGCCGCCGCGACGGGCCGAGCGCGGCACCCGGGATCCGCCCGCGGCGCAGCAGCACCACCAGGCAGGCGCCGGTGCACAGCAGCACCAGCAGCACCGGGAACCGGCGGGCGGCCGAACCGTCCGCGGTGGGGCTGAACAGCAGTTCGTAGCGGGACAGCTCCTCGAACCACGACAGGCTGGGGCCGACCTTGCTGCGGATGCGGGTGGCCTCCTGCACGGTGGCGAAGGTCTGGTCGGCGAAGACCACCACCAGCACCATCAGCCCGGCCGCGAAGATCGGCGCGAGCACCGCCGACCAGCTGCCCCGCGCCCGCTGCTTGAGCAGGTGGAACAGCGGGCGGCCGGCGACCAGGAACGGGGCCACCGCGATCAGCCCGGTCGGCGTGGCGGCCAGCGTCAGCGCGGCGGCGATCAGGCCGAGGCACAGCGGCAGCAGCCGCCGGGTGACCAGTGCGCGTTCCACCGCGCAGATCGCCAGCAGCGAGCCGACCGCGGCCACCGGCTCCGGCCGGACCCCGTTGTTGAACGGCATCCACCAGACCAGGAACACCGCGGCGGCGGCCCAGCCCGCCGCGCGGCTGGTGCGCACCTGGGTGCCCAGGCGCGGCATCACCTCGCGGCTGATCAGCAGCCAGCTGATCACGCCGAGCAGGAACGAGGGCAGGCGGATCCACGGCGGCACCACGCTGACGTGCGACATCAGCTCGTAGACGTGGTAGAACCAGCCGAACGGCGCCTCCGCCACGCCGAACCACCGGTGGTAGTTCGCCAGGAAACCGGCGTCCTCGGTGACCCTGGACATGGTCAGGATGTAGCCGTCGTCCGAGGTCACCGGGCCGATGAAGACCCACACCCCGAGCGCGACGATGACCGTGGTGTCGCGGCCGGTCAGCCGCCACCAGCCGACCGGCGCCCACTTGGGCGCGCGCCGGGCGACCCGCGAGTCGAGCCGGTTCACCGCGATCAGGCAGCCGATCAGGGAGAGCACGCAGAGCACGCTGACCGCGGTCTTCCAGCCGGTCGGCGAGGACTGGTAGCGGGTGTCCGGGGTGACCGAGACGTCCAGGCCGGTGATCGGGTCCTGCTCGGCGGTGATGTCGGTGTAGATGCCGACCACCCGCGGGCGCACGTCGTTCGAGTCGGTGTAGAGCACCTGCCCGGCCACCGTGATGGTGGTGGCGTGCACGGTGGAGGAGACGCCGATGTCGCAGTTCTCCGGCGGCAGCGGCTGGCGGGCCAGCTGCTGCGCCCGGTTCGACACGATCAGCAGCCCGTTGTCCACCTGCAGCTGCATGCCGGTGCCCTCGGGCACCCTGGCCTCGGGCACGGTGGAGAACAGCATCGCCGGGCCGTCGGTGCGCTGGTCGAGCGAGCGCACGGTGTCGCACGGGAAGCTGGCGCTCAGGTCCTGGGCCCAGTACGCGGTGAGCGGGGCGTTGACCTGGCTGGTGTCACCGTTGGCCGGCCAGGCGATGCGCGCGGTGTCCTGCACCACGGGCATGAAGGGGACCGCCAGCGCACAGGCGGCGGACAACAGGCCGAGGGTGATGGCGAGCAGGCGCCACACTCGAATGCGGCTGCTTTCCGGGGTGTTGTGCTCCGGATCTGTCGCCTGGTCAGGCTCGGCCGAACG
It encodes:
- a CDS encoding precorrin-2 C(20)-methyltransferase, producing the protein MSGVLYGVGLGPGDPELVTIKAARVIAEADVIAYHSARHGRSIARSVAEPYLRAGQLEEALVYPVTTETTDHPGGYDGAIAEFYELSAKRLAEHLDAGRSVVVLCEGDPFFYGSYMYMHERLADRYEAHVIPGVTSVSGAAAMVGLPLVQKEEVLTVLPGTLPGPQLAMKLAEADAAAVLKLGRTFTTVRDALAEAGKLDDAWYVERATWGSQRIERLAEVDPASVPYFSLALLPSPAYASRVRGTPASPPVAVSPGSVVVVGLGPAGPDWLTPEAAAALSAADHLVGYGPYLARVPQRAGQQRHSTGNRVEAERAVDALELALSGASVAVVSSGDPGVFAMASAVLEQAEDARFSSVSVRVLPGVTAAQAAAARVGAPLGHDYCVLSLSDRLKPWEVIERRLDAVGAADLVLAIYNPASRSRTTQLATAVSVLLRHRSADTPVVLARDVGGAEESVRVVTLGTLDPSEVDMRCLLIIGSSRTRVSEDGSVWTPRRY
- a CDS encoding arabinosyltransferase domain-containing protein — its product is MPIATRSRSAEPDQATDPEHNTPESSRIRVWRLLAITLGLLSAACALAVPFMPVVQDTARIAWPANGDTSQVNAPLTAYWAQDLSASFPCDTVRSLDQRTDGPAMLFSTVPEARVPEGTGMQLQVDNGLLIVSNRAQQLARQPLPPENCDIGVSSTVHATTITVAGQVLYTDSNDVRPRVVGIYTDITAEQDPITGLDVSVTPDTRYQSSPTGWKTAVSVLCVLSLIGCLIAVNRLDSRVARRAPKWAPVGWWRLTGRDTTVIVALGVWVFIGPVTSDDGYILTMSRVTEDAGFLANYHRWFGVAEAPFGWFYHVYELMSHVSVVPPWIRLPSFLLGVISWLLISREVMPRLGTQVRTSRAAGWAAAAVFLVWWMPFNNGVRPEPVAAVGSLLAICAVERALVTRRLLPLCLGLIAAALTLAATPTGLIAVAPFLVAGRPLFHLLKQRARGSWSAVLAPIFAAGLMVLVVVFADQTFATVQEATRIRSKVGPSLSWFEELSRYELLFSPTADGSAARRFPVLLVLLCTGACLVVLLRRGRIPGAALGPSRRLIGTVALFFLLLALTPTKWTHHFGAFAAVGAAMAALTALATSSTVLRSKRNRAGFLAGLLVVAALAMTGPNAYWFVSNMGVPWAAQAPTIQGVNLSTILLVAAAISAVVAFMENVRAQRPDRMFGIQQEKERGRALKLGSLSLVVVCGLMATAEFASMAWAIQTQRSSYSLGAANFGHLFGRSCNLSDHVMVEREPVSSVLSALPPDKQATAPIEQPEPADENALPLPELENGPVQSGFHREPIDTNDPLDEPPHGFKTDTVPMWSSYRTKESPIGRLRSDWYDLSERPAGGQIVIATMSPPTKATTVDLEFGAETDEGMKTVRSLPVLVPGGGNFRWNDVRIGLDFLPPEVSSVRVVAADNDLTEDGWVAATAPRVPTFTTLTERVGDAPVYLDWPASFVYPCMNPMKVRDGIAEVPSYRVTAGDLAFEADWAGSKTGGPNGFLEEVADQPEVPSFLMGQPGAPWGVLKQLEPYTDGAPPMVIRGQEVHSGWWSPGPGPAQPDGTQPTR
- a CDS encoding precorrin-8X methylmutase, which gives rise to MIEYIRDGAEIYRHSFATIRAEADLAVLPDDLVPVAVRMIHACGMVDLVEDLRYTLDVVESGRAALEAGAPVLCDANMIVSGITRKRLPAANEVLCTLSDPAVPGLAERMGTTRSAAALELWRDKLPGSVVAIGNAPTALFRLLELLDEGVGAPAAILGVPVGFVGAVESKEALAERAPAPYLLVRGRRGGSALAVAAVNAIASEVE